From a region of the Alphaproteobacteria bacterium genome:
- a CDS encoding AMP-binding protein has protein sequence METVFEAFAATTDRSPEAPFFCVPAAAGRDYLPGGGEFSYREFFDAALDLAQRYRAAGYGHGHRAALLMENRPEFFQHFLALNVLGVSIVPVNPDYRHDEMLYLLDHSEAEIVVSISSRVGDLESVAAEREKPLPVVDAASLPQTLPPPTRPAPLATQPGRATECALLYTSGTTGRPKGCMLSNHYFLNAGEFYLDVGGVGTLEPGVERILNPLPLFHMNALAVTATGVMLSGCCLISPDRFHPKSWWQDVIATRATAIHYLGVVPPMLLNLPPVPEDSAHQVKVGFGAGVDPEHHRAFEERFGFPLMELWGMTETGRVFADMAEPRAIGTRAFGRPMKGFEARVVDDDDNDVATGQDGELLVRFHGPDPRDGFFSGYLKNEDATEEAWQGGWFHTGDVVRQDASGMLFFVDRKKNIIRRSGENIAAAEIEAVLQADEAVAQAAVIAVPDALREEEVMACIVAMPGQAADEALANRLFDWCHGQLAYFKAPGYVLFRDSLPTTGTQKVQKTELFAADEDPTALEGCFDLRERKRKGKG, from the coding sequence ATGGAAACGGTATTCGAGGCCTTTGCCGCCACCACCGACCGGAGCCCCGAGGCGCCGTTCTTCTGCGTGCCGGCGGCGGCCGGGCGCGATTATCTGCCGGGGGGCGGCGAATTCAGCTATCGGGAATTTTTCGACGCCGCCCTCGATCTCGCCCAGCGCTACCGGGCGGCCGGCTACGGCCACGGCCACCGGGCGGCGCTGCTGATGGAGAACCGGCCCGAGTTCTTCCAGCACTTCCTGGCCCTCAATGTCCTGGGCGTCTCGATCGTGCCGGTCAATCCCGACTACCGCCACGACGAGATGCTTTATCTTTTGGATCATTCCGAGGCCGAGATCGTGGTCTCGATCTCGAGCCGGGTGGGCGATCTCGAGTCCGTGGCGGCCGAGCGGGAGAAGCCCTTGCCGGTAGTCGATGCCGCAAGCCTGCCCCAGACGCTGCCGCCGCCGACCAGGCCGGCGCCTTTGGCGACCCAGCCCGGCCGGGCCACGGAATGCGCGCTGCTGTACACCTCGGGTACCACCGGCCGGCCCAAGGGCTGCATGCTCTCGAACCACTATTTCCTCAACGCCGGGGAATTTTACCTCGACGTGGGCGGCGTCGGCACGCTGGAACCCGGGGTCGAGCGCATCCTCAATCCCCTGCCGCTCTTCCACATGAATGCGCTGGCGGTAACGGCGACCGGGGTGATGCTCTCGGGTTGCTGTTTGATATCACCCGACCGCTTCCATCCCAAGAGCTGGTGGCAAGACGTCATCGCCACGCGGGCCACGGCGATCCACTATCTCGGCGTGGTGCCGCCGATGCTGCTCAACCTGCCGCCGGTGCCCGAAGATTCGGCGCATCAGGTCAAGGTGGGGTTCGGTGCCGGCGTCGATCCCGAACACCACCGGGCCTTCGAGGAACGCTTCGGCTTTCCCCTGATGGAGCTCTGGGGCATGACCGAGACGGGCCGGGTGTTCGCCGACATGGCCGAGCCCCGAGCGATCGGCACCCGCGCCTTCGGCCGTCCCATGAAGGGCTTCGAGGCCCGCGTCGTGGATGACGACGACAACGACGTGGCAACCGGCCAGGACGGCGAGCTCTTGGTGCGATTCCACGGCCCCGATCCGCGCGACGGATTTTTCTCAGGCTACCTCAAGAACGAGGACGCCACGGAGGAGGCCTGGCAGGGCGGCTGGTTCCATACCGGTGACGTGGTGCGCCAGGACGCCTCGGGCATGCTTTTTTTCGTCGATCGCAAGAAGAACATCATCCGCCGCTCCGGCGAAAACATCGCAGCGGCCGAGATCGAAGCCGTGTTGCAGGCCGACGAGGCGGTGGCCCAGGCCGCCGTCATCGCCGTGCCCGACGCGCTGCGCGAGGAAGAGGTCATGGCCTGCATTGTCGCCATGCCCGGCCAGGCCGCCGACGAAGCCCTGGCCAACCGGCTCTTCGACTGGTGCCACGGCCAGCTCGCCTACTTCAAGGCGCCGGGCTACGTGCTCTTTCGCGACAGCCTGCCGACCACCGGAACGCAAAAGGTGCAGAAGACGGAACTTTTCGCCGCCGACGAGGATCCCACCGCCCTGGAAGGCTGTTTCGACCTCAGGGAACGCAAGCGCAAAGGCAAGGGGTAA
- a CDS encoding benzoate-CoA ligase family protein, with protein MGLVVEGEGRSLTTLLAEAPVELETAPGSAESDAFWLYSSGSTGNPKGTVHRHQTMIALGQHYAADTLGMTEDDRCFSAPKLFFGYGLGCGFYMPAYVGAASTLFAGPPTPADMFDCVENFRPTLFFAVPTLCATMLHSLRDEERDMSSIRCCVSGGEPLPIDVLRRWQQKFDVDILDSIGSTEFAHIFICNRPGTPKPGSTGLPVPGYEAKVVDAEGNELPHGEAGRLLVKGPSAAARYWNNPEKTAATRTGAWLDTGDTFSRDEDGYFYFAGRSDDMLKVGGIWVSPFEIEDTLIEHAKVLEAAVVGRADDQGMIKPEAYVVLNDPGDAGDETSAELTAHCKQGLAKYKYPRWINFVEDLPKTATGKIQRFVLRA; from the coding sequence ATGGGACTCGTGGTGGAAGGCGAGGGCAGGTCGCTGACGACCCTGTTGGCCGAAGCCCCCGTAGAGCTGGAGACAGCCCCCGGCAGCGCCGAGAGCGATGCTTTCTGGCTCTATTCCTCGGGCAGCACCGGCAACCCCAAGGGCACCGTGCACCGCCACCAGACCATGATCGCGCTGGGCCAGCACTATGCCGCCGACACGCTGGGCATGACCGAGGATGACCGGTGCTTTTCGGCGCCCAAGCTTTTCTTCGGCTATGGCCTGGGCTGTGGCTTCTACATGCCGGCCTACGTCGGCGCCGCCTCGACGCTGTTCGCCGGGCCGCCGACGCCGGCCGACATGTTCGACTGCGTGGAAAACTTTCGGCCGACGTTGTTTTTCGCCGTGCCCACGCTGTGCGCCACGATGCTGCATTCGCTGCGGGACGAAGAGCGCGACATGAGTTCGATCCGTTGTTGCGTCTCGGGCGGCGAGCCGCTGCCCATCGACGTGCTCAGGCGCTGGCAGCAGAAGTTCGACGTCGACATCCTCGACAGCATCGGTTCCACCGAATTCGCCCATATCTTCATCTGCAACCGCCCCGGTACACCCAAGCCCGGCTCCACCGGGCTGCCGGTGCCGGGCTACGAGGCCAAGGTGGTCGACGCCGAAGGCAATGAGCTGCCCCACGGCGAGGCCGGGCGACTGCTGGTCAAGGGTCCCTCGGCGGCGGCTCGCTATTGGAACAATCCGGAAAAGACGGCCGCGACAAGAACGGGCGCGTGGCTCGACACCGGCGATACCTTCAGCCGCGATGAAGACGGCTATTTCTATTTCGCCGGACGTTCGGACGACATGCTCAAGGTGGGCGGCATCTGGGTCTCGCCATTCGAGATCGAGGATACCCTGATCGAGCACGCCAAGGTGCTTGAGGCCGCCGTGGTCGGCCGGGCCGACGATCAGGGCATGATCAAGCCGGAAGCCTACGTCGTGCTCAACGATCCGGGCGATGCGGGCGACGAAACCTCGGCCGAACTGACGGCACACTGCAAGCAGGGCCTAGCCAAGTACAAGTACCCACGCTGGATCAACTTCGTCGAAGACCTACCCAAGACGGCGACCGGCAAGATCCAGCGCTTCGTGCTCAGGGCATAA
- a CDS encoding arginyltransferase has translation MKPALDSGPRRFFATPRTSCPYLDDRLERKVFTELGGNEAADLHDALATAGFRRSQNIVYKPLCDGCASCVAIRVRSLEFQPRRWMRRVTRCNADLVAESRPPVATQEQFALFRRYLTWRHDDGGMADMNYAEYRSMVEDTPIVTRLIEYRDSAGELQGGCLTDLMTDGLSLVYSFFAPERNDKSPGSAIILWHIDWARSLGLPFVYLGYWIAESPKMAYKIRFAPLEVLGREGWEQR, from the coding sequence ATGAAGCCAGCCCTCGACAGCGGACCTCGGAGGTTCTTCGCGACGCCGCGAACGTCGTGCCCCTACCTCGACGACCGGCTGGAGCGCAAGGTGTTTACCGAACTGGGCGGCAACGAAGCGGCCGACCTGCACGACGCCCTGGCGACGGCCGGCTTCCGGCGCAGCCAGAACATCGTCTACAAGCCCCTGTGCGACGGCTGCGCGTCTTGTGTCGCGATCCGCGTGCGCTCGCTCGAGTTCCAGCCGCGGCGCTGGATGCGGCGGGTCACCAGGTGCAATGCCGACCTGGTGGCCGAGTCTCGGCCACCGGTCGCCACGCAGGAACAGTTTGCCCTCTTTCGCCGCTACCTGACGTGGCGCCACGACGATGGCGGCATGGCCGACATGAACTATGCCGAGTACCGCTCCATGGTCGAGGATACGCCCATCGTCACCCGCCTGATCGAGTACCGCGATAGCGCCGGCGAGTTGCAAGGTGGCTGCCTCACCGATCTGATGACGGACGGCCTATCGCTGGTTTACAGTTTCTTCGCGCCCGAGCGCAACGACAAGAGCCCGGGTTCGGCCATCATCCTGTGGCACATCGACTGGGCTCGTTCTCTGGGGCTGCCCTTCGTCTATCTCGGCTACTGGATCGCCGAAAGCCCGAAAATGGCTTACAAGATCCGCTTTGCCCCCCTCGAGGTGTTGGGCCGCGAGGGCTGGGAGCAACGCTGA
- a CDS encoding AMP-binding protein, whose translation MRDHTLTIDSSETPTVITYADNFNCSWILVDRHLEEGRGDKVFSRSAAGELTYSQLAERQNRCGNVLFGLGLEPGDRVLMVVMDCFEFFYLFTGAIKTGIVPVPLNTMWKAKDYQFTFEDPGCKAVVYSQAFAAEVEAALDAMGGATWDSWWKARAGR comes from the coding sequence ATGAGAGACCACACGCTGACAATCGATAGCAGCGAAACGCCGACCGTCATCACCTACGCCGACAACTTCAATTGTTCCTGGATCCTGGTGGACCGTCATCTCGAGGAAGGCCGCGGCGACAAGGTGTTTTCGCGTTCGGCGGCCGGCGAGTTGACCTACAGCCAACTGGCCGAGCGCCAGAATCGCTGCGGCAACGTGCTGTTCGGGCTTGGCCTCGAACCCGGCGACCGCGTGCTGATGGTGGTTATGGATTGCTTCGAATTCTTCTACCTGTTCACCGGTGCCATCAAGACCGGCATCGTGCCGGTGCCGCTCAATACCATGTGGAAGGCCAAGGACTACCAATTCACCTTCGAGGATCCGGGCTGCAAGGCGGTGGTCTACAGCCAGGCCTTTGCAGCCGAAGTCGAGGCGGCGCTGGACGCCATGGGCGGAGCGACATGGGACTCGTGGTGGAAGGCGAGGGCAGGTCGCTGA
- a CDS encoding thioesterase family protein — protein sequence MNDSSQPSQAVQAEVAVDFSDPRSYRHWCRDIIRFADLDAGGHVNNTAFATFFETGRVNFFADARGRGRAAHEPVLAVRLTFELRSELFYPGEVDIATKLTRLGNSSLTLNQGLFEAGQCAATAECVMVMVDPVGRKPKRIPDALRQKMLEVAG from the coding sequence ATGAACGATTCCAGCCAGCCCTCCCAGGCCGTCCAGGCCGAGGTGGCCGTCGATTTCAGCGATCCGCGGAGCTATCGCCACTGGTGCCGCGACATCATCCGCTTTGCCGACCTCGACGCCGGCGGGCACGTCAACAACACCGCCTTCGCCACCTTTTTCGAAACCGGCAGGGTGAACTTTTTCGCCGACGCCCGGGGCCGCGGCCGGGCCGCGCACGAACCGGTCCTGGCGGTGCGCCTGACCTTCGAGCTCAGGAGCGAGCTCTTCTATCCCGGCGAGGTCGACATCGCCACCAAATTGACGCGGCTGGGCAACAGCTCACTGACGCTCAACCAGGGGCTGTTCGAAGCGGGTCAGTGTGCCGCTACCGCAGAGTGCGTCATGGTCATGGTCGATCCCGTGGGGCGCAAGCCCAAGCGGATTCCAGATGCGCTTCGCCAAAAGATGCTCGAAGTCGCGGGATGA
- a CDS encoding TRAP transporter substrate-binding protein: MKRRQMLKAAVGGGVAAAAGAAVSRTAPALAQGRRELTMVTTWPRNFPGLGTSAERLARRITAASDGALRIRVFGAGEKLAPFDSFAAVSRGEIDMYHAHEHYWVGQSPAYAFFAAVPFGLTAAEMNAWIYWHGGQALWDELAAGHNIKSLLAGNTGAQMGGWFGREIAGLEDLNGLRFRIPGLGGEVLRRLGAEAVSLPGGEIFPALQAGKIDGTEWLGPWNDLAFGFHRVVRNYYYPGFHEPGTALALGLNKGLWDGLDEASRQLIANATAAENVITLAEFDTMNAAALEILSYRHGVQLRRLPDEVLRAMGRVSGEVVAEFGATDALSRRIYQSFIKARKAAIGWSKYGQGSFTEARALRFKYSD, encoded by the coding sequence ATGAAACGGCGCCAGATGCTCAAGGCAGCGGTGGGCGGCGGCGTCGCAGCGGCGGCCGGGGCAGCAGTTTCGCGGACCGCTCCAGCCCTGGCCCAGGGCCGGCGCGAGTTGACCATGGTCACCACCTGGCCCAGGAACTTCCCCGGCCTGGGCACCTCGGCCGAGCGGCTGGCGCGCCGCATAACGGCGGCCAGCGACGGTGCCCTGCGGATCCGCGTCTTTGGTGCCGGCGAAAAACTGGCGCCTTTCGATAGCTTCGCCGCCGTCTCGCGTGGCGAGATCGACATGTACCACGCCCACGAGCACTATTGGGTCGGCCAGTCGCCGGCCTACGCCTTCTTTGCCGCCGTCCCCTTCGGCCTAACGGCGGCCGAGATGAACGCCTGGATCTACTGGCACGGCGGCCAGGCGCTGTGGGACGAATTGGCCGCCGGCCATAACATCAAATCCCTGCTGGCCGGCAACACAGGAGCCCAGATGGGCGGCTGGTTCGGCCGCGAGATCGCCGGCTTGGAGGACCTGAACGGCCTGCGCTTCCGCATTCCCGGGCTTGGCGGCGAGGTGCTGCGGCGCCTCGGCGCCGAGGCCGTGAGCCTGCCCGGCGGTGAGATCTTCCCGGCGTTGCAGGCCGGAAAGATCGACGGCACGGAGTGGCTGGGGCCCTGGAACGACCTGGCGTTCGGCTTCCACCGGGTGGTGCGGAACTACTACTACCCGGGCTTCCACGAGCCCGGCACGGCCCTGGCGCTGGGCCTCAACAAAGGGCTTTGGGATGGCCTCGATGAGGCCAGCCGCCAGCTCATCGCCAACGCAACCGCCGCCGAGAACGTCATCACGCTGGCCGAATTCGACACCATGAACGCGGCGGCGCTGGAAATACTGAGCTATCGTCACGGCGTGCAACTGAGGCGCCTGCCCGACGAGGTGCTGCGGGCTATGGGCCGCGTATCCGGCGAGGTGGTGGCGGAATTCGGCGCCACCGACGCGCTTTCGAGGCGCATCTACCAAAGCTTCATCAAGGCCCGCAAGGCAGCCATCGGCTGGTCCAAATACGGCCAGGGCAGCTTCACCGAGGCCCGCGCGCTGCGCTTCAAGTACAGCGACTGA
- a CDS encoding RDD family protein: MESSPDHPGKAARPGPISLGPGGIEATLDGRRESSNRGNSFWSGLGHSLSGGREAEFRAPLFAGIVVRRMAAYIVDLILLGIIWWALAAAASIIGLITFGLTVPLTALALAVVPLAYHSLTIGGPWSATPGMRLWGLRVRTLEGQNPDFAHAAIQTVVFYVTVGATSSLVLLLALFNDRGRTLHDLLSGLIVVRLMPEPD; encoded by the coding sequence TTGGAGAGCTCACCGGATCATCCCGGCAAGGCAGCACGGCCGGGCCCCATCAGCTTGGGCCCCGGCGGCATCGAGGCCACGCTCGACGGCCGCCGAGAGAGCTCGAACCGGGGAAACTCCTTTTGGAGCGGCCTCGGGCACAGCCTGAGCGGCGGCCGCGAAGCCGAGTTTCGCGCCCCGCTGTTCGCCGGCATCGTGGTGCGCCGCATGGCCGCCTACATCGTCGACCTGATCCTTCTCGGCATTATCTGGTGGGCCCTGGCGGCGGCCGCCTCGATCATTGGCCTCATCACCTTCGGGCTGACGGTGCCGCTGACGGCGCTGGCGCTCGCCGTGGTGCCTTTGGCCTACCACAGCTTGACCATCGGCGGCCCCTGGTCGGCCACGCCGGGCATGCGGCTGTGGGGGCTGCGGGTGCGTACGCTGGAGGGCCAAAACCCCGACTTCGCCCACGCCGCCATTCAGACCGTGGTCTTCTACGTCACAGTCGGCGCCACCAGCTCGCTGGTGCTGCTGTTGGCGCTTTTCAACGACCGCGGCCGCACACTGCACGATTTACTCAGCGGCCTGATCGTGGTGCGCCTGATGCCAGAGCCTGACTAG
- a CDS encoding benzoate-CoA ligase family protein gives MKDHTLEVDSAVTPTVITYADNFNCSWGLVDRHLEEGRGGKVFSRSAEGELTYGELAECQNRCGNVLLGLGLEPGDRVLMVVMDCFEFFYLFCGAIKAGIVPVPLNTMWKAKDYQFTFVDSGCKTVVYSAAFATEVEAALEAMGRADMGLAIEGEGRSLTTLLEAASSDLERAPATAEGDAFWLYSSGSTGNPKGTVHRQRDMIASAQHYAQDTLGMTGDDVCFSAPKLFFAYGLGCTFYFPAWNGGASAFFSGPPTPADMFDCIERFRPTLFFAVPTLYAAMLHALADEERDLSSIRVCVSGGEPLPADVLRRWQQKFGVDILDSIGSTELAHIFIGNRPGAPKPGSTGLPVPGYEAKIVDAEGNELPHGEDGRLIVKGPSTAPRYWNNPEKTAATMKGEWLDTGDTFRRDDEGYFYFAGRSDDMLKVGGIWVSPFEIEDTLVDHPKVLEAAVVGRADDQGMIKPEAHVVLNDPGDAGDQTAAELMAHCKQTLAKYKYPRWINFAEDLPKTATGKIRRFVLRG, from the coding sequence ATGAAGGATCACACGCTCGAGGTCGACAGCGCTGTCACGCCGACCGTCATCACCTACGCCGACAATTTCAATTGCTCCTGGGGCCTGGTCGACCGCCACCTCGAGGAGGGCCGCGGCGGCAAGGTTTTTTCGCGATCGGCCGAGGGCGAGCTGACGTATGGCGAACTGGCTGAGTGCCAAAACCGCTGCGGCAACGTTCTGCTCGGCCTCGGCCTCGAGCCCGGCGACCGGGTGCTGATGGTGGTGATGGACTGCTTCGAGTTCTTTTATCTTTTCTGCGGCGCCATCAAGGCCGGCATCGTGCCGGTGCCGCTCAACACCATGTGGAAGGCCAAGGACTACCAGTTCACTTTCGTGGATTCGGGCTGCAAGACGGTGGTCTATTCGGCCGCCTTCGCCACCGAGGTCGAGGCGGCGCTCGAGGCCATGGGCCGGGCCGACATGGGGCTGGCCATAGAAGGCGAGGGACGCTCGCTGACGACGCTGCTGGAGGCCGCGTCCAGCGATCTCGAACGTGCCCCGGCGACGGCCGAGGGCGATGCCTTCTGGCTTTATTCGTCCGGCAGTACCGGCAATCCCAAGGGCACCGTGCACCGCCAGCGCGACATGATCGCCTCGGCCCAGCATTACGCCCAGGACACCTTGGGCATGACCGGGGACGACGTCTGTTTTTCGGCGCCCAAGCTCTTTTTCGCCTATGGCCTGGGCTGCACCTTCTATTTCCCGGCCTGGAACGGCGGCGCCTCGGCCTTCTTCAGCGGCCCGCCGACACCGGCCGACATGTTCGACTGCATCGAACGCTTTCGACCCACCCTCTTCTTTGCCGTGCCGACGCTCTATGCCGCCATGCTGCACGCGCTGGCCGACGAGGAACGCGATTTGAGCTCGATCCGGGTCTGCGTCTCGGGCGGCGAGCCGTTGCCGGCCGACGTGCTCAGGCGCTGGCAGCAGAAGTTCGGCGTCGACATCCTCGACAGCATCGGCTCGACCGAGCTCGCCCACATCTTCATCGGCAACCGCCCGGGCGCGCCCAAACCCGGCTCCACCGGCCTCCCGGTACCGGGCTACGAGGCCAAGATCGTCGACGCCGAGGGCAATGAGCTGCCCCACGGCGAGGATGGCCGCCTGATCGTCAAGGGTCCCTCGACGGCGCCGCGCTACTGGAACAATCCCGAGAAGACCGCCGCCACCATGAAGGGCGAATGGCTCGACACCGGCGACACCTTCCGCCGCGACGACGAGGGCTACTTCTATTTCGCCGGGCGCTCCGACGACATGCTCAAGGTCGGCGGCATCTGGGTCTCGCCCTTCGAGATCGAGGACACCCTGGTCGATCACCCCAAGGTGCTGGAGGCGGCCGTGGTCGGCCGGGCCGATGACCAGGGCATGATCAAGCCGGAAGCCCACGTGGTGCTCAACGATCCGGGCGATGCCGGCGACCAGACCGCGGCCGAGTTGATGGCGCACTGCAAGCAGACCCTGGCCAAGTACAAGTACCCGCGCTGGATCAATTTCGCCGAGGACCTGCCCAAGACGGCCACGGGCAAGATCAGGCGTTTCGTGCTGCGTGGCTGA
- the motA gene encoding flagellar motor stator protein MotA has protein sequence MFFIVGFAIVVGSVMGGYLPHGSIGVLIQPLEVLIILGAATGAFIISNPKPILGGVARHFSRVLKGLPHDRDSYLELLTMLYTIFRLIKSKGMLALEPHLETPDDSPLFQPYPIFLGNHHAVEFLCDYLRLMTMGTDNPNEVETLLDVDIETHHKEAHTIAHAVTLMSDGLPAFGIVAAVLGVIVTMGSITEPPEVLGTLIGGALVGTFLGILFAYGLVGPIGVSLGHYDDADSKYFECIKAGLLAHMSGYAPAVSIEFARKTLFSHVRPTFIELEDAVQEAPAAG, from the coding sequence ATGTTTTTCATCGTCGGTTTTGCCATCGTTGTCGGCTCGGTGATGGGCGGCTACCTGCCGCACGGCAGCATCGGCGTGCTGATTCAGCCGCTCGAGGTGTTGATCATCCTCGGTGCCGCGACCGGCGCCTTCATCATTTCCAATCCCAAACCCATCCTGGGCGGCGTGGCCCGCCACTTTTCGCGGGTGCTCAAGGGGCTACCGCACGATCGCGACAGCTATCTCGAACTGCTGACCATGCTCTACACCATCTTCCGCCTGATCAAGTCGAAGGGCATGTTGGCGCTGGAGCCCCACCTCGAGACGCCGGATGACAGCCCGCTCTTTCAGCCCTACCCGATCTTCCTCGGCAACCACCATGCCGTGGAGTTTCTCTGCGACTACCTGCGCCTGATGACCATGGGCACCGATAACCCCAACGAAGTCGAGACCCTACTCGATGTCGACATCGAGACCCACCACAAGGAAGCCCACACCATCGCCCACGCCGTCACCTTGATGTCGGACGGCCTGCCCGCCTTCGGCATCGTCGCCGCGGTGCTGGGTGTCATCGTCACCATGGGCAGCATTACGGAGCCGCCCGAGGTGTTGGGTACGTTGATCGGCGGCGCCCTGGTGGGAACTTTTCTCGGTATCCTCTTTGCCTACGGCCTGGTTGGCCCCATCGGGGTTTCGCTGGGTCACTACGACGATGCCGACAGCAAGTATTTCGAGTGCATCAAGGCGGGACTGCTGGCCCACATGAGCGGCTACGCGCCCGCCGTGTCCATCGAGTTCGCACGCAAGACCCTGTTCAGCCACGTCCGGCCGACCTTTATCGAACTCGAGGATGCGGTGCAGGAAGCACCGGCGGCAGGATAG